In the Oreochromis aureus strain Israel breed Guangdong linkage group 14, ZZ_aureus, whole genome shotgun sequence genome, one interval contains:
- the tmem97 gene encoding sigma intracellular receptor 2, which translates to MSLRVLEIIFFFYFATHIPITLFIDLQALLPEHVYPQPLKDLLKWYAADFKDPMVLDPPEWFKSFVFCEALLQTPFFPIAAYAFLKGGCKWIRIPAIVYSTHVATTLIPILAHILFYQFPLKPNPGPQTVQERWLLVSIYAPYLLVPVLLLLTMLMSSTYNNSSKPGNASAKAKKKN; encoded by the exons ATGTCTCTCCGTGTGTTAGAGATAATCTTTTTCTTCTACTTCGCCACTCATATTCCGATCACATTATTTATTGACTTACAAGCCCTGCTGCCTGAACACGTGTACCCCCAACCG CTGAAGGACCTTCTGAAATGGTACGCAGCGGACTTCAAAGACCCCATGGTGCTGGACCCCCCGGAGTGGTTCAAGTCATTTGTTTTCTGCGAGGCTTTGCTTCAAACACCGTTTTTCCCCATTGCAGCGTACGCTTTCCTGAAAG GTGGTTGTAAGTGGATCCGGATTCCTGCCATTGTGTATTCCACACACGTGGCCACCACATTGATCCCAATCCTCGCCCACATCCTCTTCTATCAGTTCCCTCTGAAACCCAATCCTGGTCCTCAGACTGTCCAAGAGCGCTGGTTGCTAGTCTCCATATATGCACCATACCTGTTGGTGCCTGTGCTGCTCCTCCTCACCATGCTGATGTCCTCGACATATAACAACTCCTCTAAGCCTGGGAACGCGTCAGCCAAGGCCAAAAAGAAGAACTGA